In the Telopea speciosissima isolate NSW1024214 ecotype Mountain lineage chromosome 2, Tspe_v1, whole genome shotgun sequence genome, one interval contains:
- the LOC122649478 gene encoding aspartate aminotransferase, mitochondrial-like has product MASRTAICRGILTRNSGFGLRSMSSWWTHVEPAMKDPILGVTEAFLADPSPDKVNVGVGAYRDDNGKPVVLQCVREAERRISGNQNMEYLPMGGSMKMVEETLKLAYGENTDLLKEKRIAAVQALSGTGACRLFADFQKRFKPDSQIYIPVPTWANHHNIWRDAQVPQRTFHYYHPETRGLDFASLMDDIKNAPNGSFFLLHACAHNPTGVDPTEEQWKEISYQFKVKGHFPFFDMAYQGFASGDPERDAKAIRIFLEDGHSIGCAQSYAKNMGLYGQRVGCLSVVCEDEKQAVAVKSQLQLIARPMYSNPPVHGALIVSTILGDPDLKNLWLKEVKVMADRIIGMRTTLRENLEKLGSPLSWEHVTKQIGMFCYSGLTPEQVDRLTNEFHIYMTRNGRISMAGVTTGNVGYLANAIHEVTKSGSK; this is encoded by the exons CCGATTCTCGGTGTTACCGAAGCTTTTCTTGCTGATCCAAGTCCTGATAAAGTCAATGTTGGAGTT GGAGCTTATCGTGACGATAATGGAAAACCTGTTGTTCTACAATGCGTTAGAGAAGCAGAACGGAGGATTTCTGGAAATCAAAATAT GGAGTATCTTCCAATGGGAGGAAGCATGAAAATGGTGGAGGAAACACTGAAGCTAGCCTATGGAGAGAATACTGATTTactaaaagagaaaaggattgcTGCAGTACAAGCTCTCTCTGGAACTGGAGCTTGCCGACTTTTTGCAGACTTTCAAAAACGTTTTAAGCCCGATTCCCAAATTTATATACCTGTGCCAACATGGGCGAA CCATCACAACATCTGGAGAGATGCCCAAGTCCCTCAGAGAACTTTCCACTACTATCATCCAGAAACAAGGGGCTTAGACTTTGCCTCTCTTATGGATGATATTAAG AATGCTCCAAATGGTTCATTCTTTCTGCTTCATGCTTGTGCTCATAATCCTACTGGAGTGGATCCTACAGAGGAGCAATGGAAAGAGATCTCTTATCAGTTCAAG GTAAAAGGTCATTTCCCCTTCTTTGACATGGCATATCAAGGTTTTGCGAGTGGTGATCCTGAGAGGGATGCAAAGGCTATCAGGATTTTCCTTGAGGACGGTCATTCTATTGGATGTGCCCAGTCATATGCTAAAAATATGGGGCTATATGGCCAGAGGGTTGGATGCCTCAg TGTGGTTTGCGAAGATGAAAAGCAAGCAGTGGCTGTGAAGAGCCAGTTGCAACTAATCGCCAGACCCATGTACAGCAATCCACCCGTTCATGGGGCTCTCATAGTTTCAACCATATTAGGTGACCCAGACCTAAAGAACTTGTGGCTGAAAGAAGTGAAG GTCATGGCTGATCGCATCATTGGAATGCGAACTACACTAAGGGAAAACCTTGAGAAGCTGGGTTCACCTCTATCTTGGGAGCATGTAACTAAGCAG ATTGGGATGTTTTGCTACAGTGGCCTAACGCCCGAACAGGTGGATCGCTTGACAAATGAGTTCCACATCTACATGACTCGTAATGGTCGTATCAG TATGGCGGGTGTTACTACAGGCAATGTAGGATACTTGGCAAATGCCATCCATGAGGTCACGAAATCAGGCTCGAAGTAA
- the LOC122651012 gene encoding pentatricopeptide repeat-containing protein At5g16860-like translates to MRIISSLCFIHKTVILSFKSTSFTYSSIAVSSKSSSTLSSRISSIPCKLDQKILEKLLDACVLDRNLILGRLIHSKIITDGLEGDSFFATKLITLYSVCRDIRVAELVFRRVSNHNVFLLNAMIRGYSNNELYQEALDLFYDKVKERFEPDSYTFSCLLKVCASLSDLQQGKHIQKLAIEYGFEYDIFVCNSLIGLFGKCGDIFHGIQLFERMPQRDIVSWNSIISAYIQNGFYWEAMMKVRELVQSGLRPDAVTIVNTLSVCDTDLTVREMHGYVLRNGHESIATICNCIISMYGKCGRTEESRLLFSRMLKPDKVAWNAVISSYAQNGCFEESIRLLRDMNLSGFDADVITYSGIISSLSQNGQPSEAVQIFIEMLDVGLKPDVVTIASILPAISDLKRFDFCKEIHGYAYRNQLESDKRVRNALIYVYCKCGFISNAFQVFVNIKAKDVISWSSMVVGYVQNGYFNEALDIFRQMIGDQAEPNPITITSILSACAGISGIRQGKEVHIWALKNGFEDQTFVGSALIDMYAKCGRIEDSQRVFDLIKEKNLVTWNSMIGGYAVHGLGQKAVEIFQRVEEPDHISFLTILSACNHGGLVDEGIRIFNSMKDFGIIPREGHYACMVDILGRSGQLDEALTLIRTMPVEANQDIWGALLGACKIYSNLEIGIYTGSRIIELGCENPGHYVLLSNIMADFRKWEDVETMRKMMKEKGVRKVTACSWIEVNKGVHSFVAKGGLHPDRENLFKILESLNEQMKELS, encoded by the coding sequence ATGAGAATTATTTCATCTCTCTGTTTCATTCACAAAACCGTGATTCTATCTTTCAAATCGACTTCTTTCACTTATTCATCCATTGCTGTCTCTAGTAAGTCCTCGTCAACTCTCAGCAGTAGAATCTCCTCTATCCCCTGTAAACTGGACCAGAAAATTTTGGAGAAGTTGCTGGACGCTTGTGTTCTTGACAGGAATCTGATATTGGGTAGACTGATCCACTCAAAGATTATAACCGATGGACTCGAGGGAGACTCATTTTTTGCAACCAAGCTCATCACCCTCTACTCCGTATGTAGAGATATCCGAGTTGCTGAGTTGGTCTTTCGACGAGTTTCAAATCATAACGTCTTCCTACTTAATGCCATGATCAGGGGCTATTCTAATAATGAGCTTTATCAGGAAGCCTTGGATCTCTTTTACGATAAGGTGAAAGAACGTTTTGAACCAGATTCTTACACCTTTTCCTGTCTTTTGAAGGTTTGTGCTTCGTTATCGGATCTTCAGCAAGGAAAGCACATCCAAAAGTTGGCTATAGAATACGGGTTTGAATATGATATCTTTGTCTGCAATTCCCTCATCGGCTTATTTGGTAAGTGTGGAGATATATTTCATGGGATTCAATTGTTCGAGAGAATGCCTCAGAGGGATATAGTTTCATGGAATTCGATAATTTCAGCTTACATACAGAATGGATTTTATTGGGAAGCCATGATGAAGGTCCGGGAGTTGGTCCAAAGTGGGTTACGACCAGATGCAGTGACCATAGTAAATACTTTATCAGTGTGTGATACAGATTTAACTGTTAGAGAAATGCATGGTTATGTTTTGAGAAACGGACATGAATCAATTGCCACAATCTGTAATTGCATAATTTCCATGTATGGAAAGTGTGGCAGAACTGAAGAATCTCGTCTGCTTTTTTCTAGAATGCTTAAACCAGATAAAGTTGCCTGGAATGCTGTGATTTCTAGCTACGCTCAGAATGGTTGCTTTGAGGAAAGTATCCGACTTCTACGAGATATGAACCTTTCAGGATTTGATGCAGATGTAATCACTTACAGTGGgataatttcttctctttctcaaaatGGACAGCCCAGTGAAGCCGTgcaaatttttattgaaatgttGGATGTGGGATTGAAACCAGATGTTGTAACCATAGCGAGTATCCTCCCTGCGATTTCTGATTTGAAGCGCTTTGATTTCTGTAAAGAGATTCATGGTTACGCTTACAGAAATCAATTAGAATCTGACAAGAGAGTAAGAAATGCCCTGATATATGTTTACTGTAAATGCGGTTTTATCTCGAATGCCTTCCAGGTTTTTGTAAATATCAAGGCAAAGGATGTGATCTCTTGGAGCTCAATGGTTGTGGGTTATGTACAGAATGGTTATTTCAATGAAGCTCTGGACATATTCAGACAGATGATAGGAGATCAAGCTGAACCAAACCCAATTACCATTACAAGTATTCTTTCAGCTTGTGCAGGTATCTCTGGCATAAGACAAGGAAAAGAGGTACACATTTGGGCCTTGAAGAATGGATTCGAGGATCAGACATTTGTGGGCAGTGCTCTTATTGACATGTACGCCAAATGTGGAAGAATTGAAGACTCCCAAAGAGTTTTTGATCTCATTAAAGAGAAGAACTTGGTCACTTGGAACTCGATGATCGGTGGGTATGCTGTCCATGGGCTTGGGCAGAAGGCTGTTGAAATTTTCCAGAGGGTGGAAGAGCCTGATCACATTAgttttttaacaattttatCAGCTTGCAACCATGGAGGACTCGTTGATGAAGGCATCAGGATTTTTAATAGCATGAAGGACTTTGGAATAATACCTAGAGAAGGCCATTATGCATGTATGGTGGACATATTGGGGCGATCAGGGCAGTTGGATGAAGCTTTGACTTTAATAAGAACAATGCCTGTAGAAGCTAATCAGGATATTTGGGGTGCTTTGCTTGGTGCATGTAAAATTTACTCAAATCTGGAGATTGGAATTTATACGGGATCCCGGATAATTGAATTGGGCTGTGAGAATCCTGGACACTATGTGCTGTTATCAAATATAATGGCGGATTTCAGGAAGTGGGAAGATGTGGAGACaatgaggaagatgatgaaaGAGAAGGGTGTGAGGAAAGTTACTGCTTGCAGCTGGATAGAGGTGAATAAGGGTGTGCACTCCTTTGTTGCCAAGGGAGGACTACATCCAGACCGGGAGAATCTATTCAAAATTTTGGAGAGCTTGAATGAGCAGATGAAGGAGCTGAGCTAA
- the LOC122650037 gene encoding probable LRR receptor-like serine/threonine-protein kinase At5g45780 produces MECVMLWLLLFFCFPLVQASDSLLSPKGVNYEVTALMSIKSKLKDTLHVLDGWDINSVDPCTWNMVGCSPVGFVISLEMPSMGLMGTLSPSIGNLSHLQTMLLQNNLISGSLPVEIGKLVELQTLDLSGNQFVGEIPSSLGLLTYLSYLQLSKNKLSGHIPRTVANLMGLLFLDLSFNNLSGPTPKILAKGYSVAGNRFLCTSSLLHVCTEASKPVNATNPLPKSSGHHRWVVAMVVGVSCSFVATLMLIVCWICWCRWRFLFFSYERQDCEFHMGHLQRFSFRELQMATDYFSPKNILGQGGFGVVYKGCLRNKTYVAVKRLKDPNFTGEVQFQTEVEMIGLALHRNLLRLYGFCMTSNERLLVYPYMPYGSVADRLRDPCHEKPSLDWSKRMHIALGAARGLLYLHEQCNPKIIHRDVKAANILLDESFEAVVGDFGLVKLLDQRDSHVTTAVRGTVGHIAPEYLSTGQSSEKTDVFGFGILLLELITGQKTLDAGNGQVQKGMILDWVRTLYEEKRLELLVDKDLNGCFDVVELDKAVEVALQCTQSHPSLRPKMSEVLKALESVVRQSEHMEEEQVDNLSGDREYSFSRNYSDVLQESSFIIEAMELSGPR; encoded by the exons ATGGAATGTGTGATGCTTTGGCTGCTGCTGTTCTTCTGCTTCCCTCTGGTTCAAGCCTCCGACAGCTTACTTTCTCCCAAGGGCGTTAACTATGAAG TGACTGCTTTGATGTCTATAAAGAGCAAGTTGAAAGATACTCTTCATGTTCTTGATGGATGGGATATTAACTCGGTCGATCCCTGCACTTGGAACATGGTTGGGTGCTCACCGGTTGGTTTCGTCATTTCACT TGAAATGCCTAGCATGGGTTTAATGGGTACGCTATCTCCTAGCATTGGGAATTTGAGTCACCTTCAAACAAT GTTATTGCAGAATAATCTGATATCTGGTTCTCTTCCTGTTGAGATAGGGAAGCTCGTGGAACTTCAGACTCTTGATCTTTCAGGAAACCAGTTTGTTGGTGAAATCCCTAGCTCTTTGGGCCTTCTGACTTATCTAAGTTACTT GCAGCTTAGTAAGAATAAGCTCTCTGGACACATTCCCAGAACGGTTGCTAATCTTATGGGTCTTCTATTCTT GGATCTGTCATTCAATAATCTTAGTGGTCCAACTCCAAAAATACTTGCAAAAGGATACAG TGTTGCAGGAAATAGGTTCCTTTGCACATCATCACTCTTGCACGTTTGTACTGAGGCTTCCAAACCAGTAAATG CGACAAATCCGTTACCAAAAAGTAGTGGTCATCATCGATGGGTAGTTGCAATGGTTGTGGGTGTCAGCTGCTCCTTTGTGGCTACTTTGATGTTGATTGTTTGTTGGATATGCTGGTGCAGATGGAGATTTCTGTTTTTCTCATATG AGCGGCAAGATTGTGAATTTCACATGGGTCATCTACAAAGGTTCTCATTTCGTGAACTTCAAATGGCCACTGATTATTTTAGTCCCAAGAATATTTTAGGTCAAGGTGGCTTTGGAGTGGTCTATAAAGGGTGTCTTCGGAATAAGACATATGTGGCAGTGAAAAGGTTAAAGGATCCCAATTTTACTGGAGAAGTGCAGTTTCAAACTGAAGTTGAGATGATTGGCTTGGCTCTACACCGGAACCTTTTACGATTATATGGCTTCTGCATGACGTCAAATGAGAGGCTTCTTGTTTATCCATACATGCCATATGGGAGTGTTGCTGATCGGTTGAGAG ATCCTTGTCATGAAAAACCATCTTTAGATTGGAGCAAACGAATGCATATCGCTCTTGGAGCTGCCCGTGGATTGTTGTACTTACATGAACAGTGTAACCCAAAAATCATTCACAGGGATGTCAAAGCTGCAAATATTTTACTTGATGAAAGTTTTGAAGCTGTGGTGGGGGATTTTGGACTGGTTAAGCTTTTAGATCAAAGGGATTCACATGTCACAACGGCAGTGCGGGGTACTGTGGGACACATTGCCCCTGAATATCTATCTACAGGGCAGTCCTCCGAAAAAACTGATGTATTTGGATTTGGTATATTGCTTTTGGAACTCATAACAGGGCAGAAAACATTGGATGCAGGAAATGGTCAGGTTCAAAAGGGGATGATTCTTGACTGG GTTAGGACTTTGTATGAGGAAAAAAGACTGGAACTGCTGGTAGATAAGGATCTCAATGGATGTTTTGATGTGGTTGAGCTGGATAAAGCAGTAGAGGTTGCTCTGCAATGTACTCAATCCCATCCAAGCCTCCGGCCAAAGATGTCCGAAGTACTGAAGGCCTTGGAGAGTGTGGTGAGACAGTCTGAACATATGGAAGAAGAGCAAGTTGATAATCTTTCTGGAGACAGGGAATACAGTTTCTCCAGAAATTACAGTGatgttcttcaagaatcttcATTCATCATTGAAGCCATGGAGCTGTCTGGGCCTAGGTGA